A portion of the Enterobacter sp. SA187 genome contains these proteins:
- the groL gene encoding chaperonin GroEL (60 kDa chaperone family; promotes refolding of misfolded polypeptides especially under stressful conditions; forms two stacked rings of heptamers to form a barrel-shaped 14mer; ends can be capped by GroES; misfolded proteins enter the barrel where they are refolded when GroES binds), with amino-acid sequence MAAKDVKFGNDARVKMLRGVNVLADAVKVTLGPKGRNVVLDKSFGAPTITKDGVSVAREIELEDKFENMGAQMVKEVASKANDAAGDGTTTATVLAQSIITEGLKAVAAGMNPMDLKRGIDKAVIAAVEELKALSVPCSDSRAIAQVGTISANSDETVGKLIAEAMEKVGKEGVITVEEGTGLQDELDVVEGMQFDRGYLSPYFINKPETGSIELESPFILLADKKISNIREMLPVLEAVAKAGKPLLIIAEDVEGEALATLVVNTMRGIVKVAAVKAPGFGDRRKAMLQDIAILTGGTVISEEIGMELEKATLEDLGQAKRVVINKDTTTIIDGVGEEASIQGRVSQIRQQIEEATSDYDREKLQERVAKLAGGVAVIKVGAATEVEMKEKKARVEDALHATRAAVEEGVVAGGGVALIRVASKLSELRGQNEDQNVGIKVALRAMEAPLRQIVLNCGEEPSVVANTVKGGDGNYGYNAATEEYGNMIDMGILDPTKVTRSALQYAASVAGLMITTECMVTDLPKADGPDLGAAGGMGGMGGMGGMM; translated from the coding sequence ATGGCAGCTAAAGACGTAAAATTCGGTAACGACGCTCGTGTGAAAATGCTGCGCGGCGTAAACGTACTGGCAGACGCAGTGAAAGTTACCCTTGGCCCGAAAGGCCGTAACGTTGTTCTGGATAAATCTTTCGGTGCACCGACCATTACTAAAGATGGTGTTTCTGTAGCACGTGAAATCGAGCTGGAAGACAAGTTCGAAAACATGGGCGCGCAGATGGTGAAAGAAGTTGCCTCTAAAGCGAACGACGCGGCAGGCGACGGTACCACCACTGCAACCGTACTGGCACAGTCCATCATCACCGAAGGCCTGAAAGCTGTAGCGGCTGGCATGAACCCGATGGATCTGAAACGCGGCATCGACAAAGCGGTTATCGCTGCGGTTGAAGAACTGAAAGCCCTGTCTGTACCTTGCTCTGATTCCCGTGCCATTGCTCAGGTTGGTACCATCTCCGCTAACTCCGATGAAACCGTGGGTAAACTGATCGCGGAAGCCATGGAGAAAGTGGGTAAAGAAGGCGTTATCACCGTTGAAGAAGGCACCGGCCTGCAGGACGAACTGGACGTGGTAGAAGGTATGCAGTTCGACCGTGGCTACCTGTCCCCGTATTTCATCAACAAGCCGGAAACTGGCTCCATCGAACTGGAAAGCCCGTTCATCCTGCTGGCTGATAAAAAAATCTCTAACATCCGCGAAATGCTGCCAGTACTGGAAGCCGTTGCGAAAGCCGGTAAACCACTGCTGATCATCGCTGAAGATGTGGAAGGCGAAGCGCTGGCGACCCTGGTGGTTAACACCATGCGCGGCATCGTGAAAGTCGCTGCGGTTAAAGCACCGGGCTTCGGCGACCGTCGTAAAGCTATGCTGCAGGATATCGCTATCCTGACCGGCGGTACCGTGATCTCTGAAGAGATCGGTATGGAGCTGGAAAAAGCCACCCTGGAAGACCTGGGTCAGGCTAAACGCGTTGTGATCAACAAAGACACCACCACCATCATCGATGGCGTGGGTGAAGAAGCGAGCATTCAGGGCCGTGTTTCTCAGATCCGTCAGCAGATCGAAGAAGCGACCTCTGACTACGATCGTGAAAAACTGCAGGAGCGCGTAGCGAAACTGGCTGGCGGCGTTGCGGTTATCAAAGTCGGTGCTGCTACCGAAGTTGAAATGAAAGAGAAGAAAGCCCGGGTAGAAGATGCCCTGCACGCAACCCGTGCTGCGGTTGAAGAAGGTGTGGTTGCAGGCGGTGGCGTTGCGCTGATCCGTGTTGCTTCTAAACTGAGCGAACTGCGTGGCCAGAACGAAGATCAGAACGTCGGTATCAAAGTTGCGCTGCGCGCAATGGAAGCACCGCTGCGTCAGATCGTGCTGAACTGCGGCGAAGAGCCGTCAGTTGTGGCTAACACTGTTAAAGGCGGCGACGGTAACTACGGTTACAACGCAGCAACCGAAGAATACGGCAACATGATCGACATGGGTATCCTGGATCCGACTAAAGTGACCCGTTCTGCTCTGCAGTACGCGGCCTCTGTTGCCGGTCTGATGATCACCACCGAGTGCATGGTGACCGACCTGCCGAAAGCCGATGGCCCTGATTTAGGCGCTGCTGGCGGTATGGGCGGCATGGGTGGTATGGGCGGCATGATGTAA
- a CDS encoding FxsA family protein: protein MRWIPLIAVFLYVYIEISIFIQVAQVLGVLLTLVLVIFSSVVGMSLVRNQGFKNLLLMQQKMAAGESPAAEMIKSVSLIIAGLLLLLPGFFTDFLGLLLLLPPVQKLLTLRLMPHLRFSRMPGGGFSAGTQGGQTFDGEYQRKDDQRDRLEHKDDQ, encoded by the coding sequence GTGCGCTGGATACCGTTAATTGCCGTATTTTTATATGTTTACATTGAGATTTCGATTTTCATTCAGGTCGCCCAGGTCTTAGGCGTCCTGTTAACGCTGGTGCTGGTGATCTTCAGTTCCGTGGTCGGGATGTCGCTGGTGCGTAACCAGGGCTTCAAGAATTTACTGCTGATGCAGCAGAAAATGGCGGCGGGTGAAAGTCCGGCAGCAGAAATGATCAAGAGCGTGTCGCTGATCATCGCCGGGCTGTTGCTGCTGTTGCCGGGCTTCTTTACCGATTTCCTCGGTTTGTTGCTGCTGTTGCCGCCGGTACAGAAACTGCTGACCCTGCGCCTGATGCCGCATCTGCGTTTTTCCCGTATGCCGGGGGGCGGTTTCAGCGCCGGTACCCAGGGCGGGCAGACCTTTGATGGCGAATACCAGCGTAAAGACGATCAGCGTGACCGCCTCGAACATAAAGACGATCAATAA
- the aspA gene encoding aspartate ammonia-lyase — protein MLNNIRIEEDLLGTREVPADAYYGVHTLRAIENFYISNSKISDIPEFVRGMVMVKKAAAMANKELQTIPKNVANVIIAACDEVLNNGKCMDQFPVDVYQGGAGTSVNMNTNEVLANIGLELMGHQKGEYQYLNPNDHVNKCQSTNDAYPTGFRIAVYASIEKLIDAIHQLGEGFQNKAVEFQDVLKMGRTQLQDAVPMTLGQEFHAFNVLLNEETKNLRRTAELLLEVNLGATAIGTRLNTPDGYQQLAVQKLAEVSNLPVVPAEDLIEATSDCGAYVMVHSSLKRLAVKLSKICNDLRLLSSGPRAGLNEINLPELQAGSSIMPAKVNPVVPEVVNQVCFKVIGNDTTVTMASEAGQLQLNVMEPVIGQAMFESIHILTNACYNLLEKCINGITANRAVCESYVYNSIGIVTYLNPFIGHHNGDIVGKICAETGKSVREVVLERGLLTEAELDDIFSPHNLMHPVYKAKRYTDESEQ, from the coding sequence ATGTTAAACAACATTCGTATCGAAGAAGATTTGTTGGGCACAAGGGAAGTACCAGCGGATGCCTATTATGGCGTCCACACTCTGAGAGCGATTGAAAACTTTTACATTAGTAACAGCAAAATCAGTGACATCCCTGAGTTTGTGCGCGGCATGGTGATGGTTAAGAAAGCGGCAGCAATGGCCAACAAGGAGTTGCAGACCATCCCGAAGAACGTGGCTAATGTCATTATCGCCGCATGTGATGAAGTCCTGAATAACGGCAAATGCATGGATCAGTTCCCGGTTGACGTTTATCAGGGCGGCGCGGGCACTTCCGTCAACATGAACACCAACGAAGTGCTGGCGAACATCGGCCTTGAGCTGATGGGCCACCAGAAAGGTGAGTACCAGTACCTCAACCCGAACGATCACGTTAACAAATGCCAGTCCACCAACGACGCCTATCCGACCGGCTTCCGTATCGCGGTATACGCTTCGATCGAAAAACTGATCGATGCCATCCACCAGCTCGGCGAAGGCTTCCAGAATAAAGCCGTTGAGTTCCAGGACGTACTGAAAATGGGCCGCACCCAGTTGCAGGACGCGGTGCCGATGACGCTGGGCCAGGAGTTCCATGCCTTTAACGTGCTGCTGAACGAAGAGACCAAAAACCTGCGTCGTACTGCGGAACTGCTGCTGGAAGTGAACCTCGGCGCAACCGCCATCGGCACCCGTCTGAACACCCCGGACGGCTACCAGCAGCTGGCGGTGCAGAAGCTGGCGGAAGTCAGTAACCTGCCGGTCGTCCCGGCGGAAGATCTCATCGAAGCCACCTCCGACTGCGGCGCTTACGTAATGGTGCACAGCTCGCTGAAACGTCTGGCGGTGAAACTCTCCAAAATCTGTAATGACCTGCGTCTGCTCTCCTCCGGGCCGCGTGCAGGTCTGAACGAGATCAACCTGCCGGAACTGCAGGCAGGCTCCTCGATCATGCCAGCCAAAGTGAACCCGGTGGTGCCGGAAGTGGTAAACCAGGTATGCTTCAAGGTGATCGGTAACGACACCACCGTGACCATGGCTTCCGAAGCGGGTCAGTTGCAGCTGAACGTGATGGAGCCGGTGATTGGCCAGGCGATGTTTGAATCCATCCACATCCTGACCAACGCCTGTTACAACCTTCTGGAAAAATGCATCAACGGCATTACCGCTAACCGCGCCGTCTGCGAAAGCTACGTTTACAACTCCATCGGCATCGTCACTTATCTCAATCCGTTTATCGGCCACCACAATGGTGATATTGTTGGTAAGATCTGTGCGGAGACCGGTAAGAGCGTACGGGAAGTGGTGCTGGAGCGCGGTCTGCTGACTGAAGCAGAACTGGATGACATCTTCTCGCCGCATAACCTGATGCATCCGGTCTATAAGGCCAAACGCTACACCGATGAAAGCGAGCAGTAA
- a CDS encoding anaerobic C4-dicarboxylate transporter yields MFGAELVIVLLAIYLGARLGGIGIGLAGGLGVLVLTLFFQIPPGAIPFDVIEIIMAVIAAIAAMQVAGGMDYLVSLAEKMLRRHPKYITFLAPLVTWFMTILAGTGHTAFSTLPVITEVAKEQGIRPSRPLSIAVVASQIAITASPISAAVVFFAGILEPLGVSYLTLLAICIPTTLVAVMLTAVVCNFLGSELKDDPVYQERLAKGEVSLRGSQVFNIKPHAKRSLMLFLIGIVAVMVYATAISPTVGLIANPVLPRNEAIVVFMLTIATLICLTCKIDTGEILNASTFKSGMSACVCVLGVAWLGDTFVKHHIEDIQTVAGDLLHNYPWMLAVVLFFAATLLYSQAATTKALMPAALLLGVSPLTAIASFAAVSALFVLPTYPTLLAAVEMDDTGSTRIGKYVFNHAFLIPGVIAITLCVILGFIVGGILL; encoded by the coding sequence ATGTTTGGTGCAGAACTTGTTATCGTCCTTCTGGCGATTTATTTAGGGGCAAGACTTGGCGGGATCGGCATTGGGCTGGCCGGAGGATTGGGCGTACTCGTATTGACGCTCTTTTTTCAAATCCCGCCTGGCGCGATCCCCTTTGACGTTATCGAAATCATCATGGCGGTTATCGCCGCCATCGCCGCGATGCAGGTCGCAGGCGGCATGGATTACCTGGTCAGCCTCGCCGAAAAAATGCTGCGTCGGCATCCCAAATACATCACCTTTTTAGCGCCGCTGGTCACCTGGTTTATGACCATTCTGGCGGGCACCGGGCACACCGCCTTCTCCACGCTGCCGGTGATCACCGAAGTGGCGAAAGAACAGGGCATCCGCCCGTCCCGCCCATTATCCATCGCCGTGGTCGCCTCGCAGATCGCCATCACCGCCTCGCCGATTTCCGCCGCCGTGGTGTTCTTTGCCGGCATCCTTGAACCGCTGGGCGTCAGCTATCTGACCCTGCTGGCGATTTGTATTCCCACCACGCTGGTTGCGGTGATGCTTACCGCCGTGGTGTGTAACTTCCTCGGCAGCGAGCTGAAAGACGATCCGGTGTATCAGGAGCGACTGGCGAAAGGCGAAGTCAGCCTGCGCGGCAGCCAGGTGTTTAACATCAAACCTCATGCGAAGCGTTCGCTGATGCTGTTTTTAATCGGCATCGTCGCGGTTATGGTTTACGCCACCGCCATCAGCCCGACGGTAGGGCTTATCGCCAACCCGGTGCTGCCGCGTAACGAAGCCATTGTGGTGTTTATGCTGACCATCGCCACGCTCATCTGCCTGACCTGTAAAATTGATACCGGCGAGATCCTCAACGCCAGCACCTTTAAATCCGGCATGAGCGCCTGCGTCTGCGTACTGGGCGTGGCCTGGCTGGGCGACACTTTCGTGAAGCATCATATTGAAGATATTCAGACGGTGGCGGGCGATCTGCTGCATAACTACCCGTGGATGCTGGCGGTGGTGCTGTTCTTTGCCGCCACGCTGCTCTACTCCCAGGCGGCGACCACCAAAGCGCTGATGCCTGCCGCCCTGCTGCTGGGCGTCAGCCCGCTGACCGCCATTGCATCTTTCGCGGCGGTATCGGCGCTCTTTGTGCTGCCGACTTATCCGACGCTGCTGGCAGCGGTGGAAATGGACGACACCGGCTCCACCCGTATCGGCAAATATGTCTTTAACCATGCCTTTTTGATCCCCGGCGTTATTGCCATCACGCTGTGCGTGATCCTCGGCTTTATCGTCGGCGGCATCCTGTT
- the yjeH gene encoding L-methionine/branched-chain amino acid transporter: MSGLKQELGLAQGVGLLSTSLLGTGVFAVPALAALVAGDNSLWAWPALIVLVFPIAIVFALLGRHFPSAGGVAHFVALAFGPRLARVTGWLFLSVIPVGLPAALHIATGFGQSLFGWHDSQLLLAELGTLAIIWWIGSRGARSSANLQTLVAILIVALIVAIWIYGDITLAAIPFPALPEVDTPQLFAALSVMFWCFVGLEAFAHLASEFKQPERDFPRALMIGLLLAGTVYWACTVLVLHFNAYSADRAAATSLPGIVVQLFGVKALWIACVIGYLACFASLNIYIQSFARLVWSQAQHLPDSYLARLSKNHIPRNALSAVIGCCMLSTLGIYLLDINLDALIVYANGIFIMIYLLCMLAGCRLLTGRYRALAALGGVLCLLLLAMVGWKSLYAIIMLAALWLFLPKRRVD; this comes from the coding sequence ATGAGCGGATTAAAACAGGAATTGGGATTAGCGCAAGGGGTGGGCTTACTCTCTACTTCATTATTAGGCACCGGCGTGTTTGCCGTTCCTGCGCTGGCGGCGCTGGTAGCAGGCGATAATAGCCTGTGGGCCTGGCCTGCGCTGATCGTGCTGGTGTTTCCCATCGCCATTGTTTTTGCCCTGCTTGGCCGACATTTTCCCAGCGCAGGCGGCGTGGCGCATTTTGTCGCCCTGGCCTTTGGCCCCCGGCTGGCGCGCGTCACCGGCTGGCTATTTTTGTCGGTGATCCCGGTGGGATTACCCGCCGCGCTGCACATCGCCACCGGTTTTGGGCAGTCGCTGTTCGGCTGGCACGACAGCCAGTTATTGCTGGCGGAGCTGGGCACCCTCGCCATCATCTGGTGGATTGGCTCCCGGGGCGCGCGCTCCAGCGCCAACCTGCAAACCCTGGTGGCGATTTTGATCGTCGCCCTGATTGTAGCGATCTGGATCTATGGCGATATTACCCTCGCGGCCATTCCCTTCCCGGCGCTGCCGGAGGTGGATACCCCGCAGCTGTTCGCCGCGCTGTCGGTGATGTTCTGGTGCTTCGTCGGGCTTGAGGCTTTTGCGCATCTGGCGTCAGAATTCAAACAGCCGGAGCGCGATTTTCCCCGCGCGCTGATGATTGGCCTGCTGCTGGCGGGAACCGTATACTGGGCCTGTACCGTGCTGGTGCTGCATTTTAATGCCTACAGCGCCGATCGCGCCGCCGCGACTTCATTGCCGGGCATCGTCGTGCAGCTGTTTGGCGTGAAAGCCCTGTGGATCGCCTGCGTCATTGGTTATCTGGCCTGCTTTGCCAGTCTGAACATTTATATCCAGAGCTTCGCGCGGCTGGTGTGGTCGCAGGCGCAGCACCTGCCGGACAGCTATCTGGCGCGCCTTTCGAAAAACCACATTCCGCGTAACGCCCTCAGCGCGGTGATCGGCTGCTGCATGCTGAGCACGCTGGGTATCTATCTGCTGGATATCAATCTGGATGCGCTGATTGTCTATGCCAACGGCATTTTCATCATGATCTATCTGCTGTGTATGCTGGCGGGATGTCGGCTGCTGACCGGGCGTTATCGTGCGCTGGCGGCGCTTGGCGGGGTGCTCTGTTTACTGCTGCTGGCGATGGTCGGCTGGAAGAGCCTTTACGCCATCATCATGCTGGCGGCGCTGTGGCTGTTTTTACCCAAACGGCGCGTGGATTAA
- a CDS encoding co-chaperone GroES — MSIRPLHDRVIVKRKEVESKSAGGIVLTGSAAGKSTRGEIIAVGKGRILENGSVQPLDVKVGDIVIFNDGYGVKSEKIDDQEVLIMSESDILAIVEA, encoded by the coding sequence ATGAGTATTCGTCCGTTGCATGACCGTGTCATCGTCAAGCGTAAAGAAGTTGAGTCCAAGTCTGCGGGCGGCATCGTACTGACCGGAAGCGCTGCTGGTAAATCGACTCGTGGCGAAATCATCGCTGTCGGTAAAGGCCGCATCCTGGAAAACGGTAGCGTGCAGCCACTGGACGTTAAAGTTGGTGACATCGTCATTTTCAACGATGGCTACGGTGTGAAATCTGAAAAGATTGACGATCAAGAAGTGCTGATCATGTCCGAAAGCGACATTCTGGCAATTGTTGAAGCGTAA
- a CDS encoding autotransporter family protein, protein MKTNYLAMCVALALGSTAHANALYDYTSGNNGNIYEYYNGGGSAEMKISGSVTYDSRVDTDVDNNNIGIYFGRNVPDSEEPGILIMNVDSANIELDETQIGIYTGGDDGGGAIVNVNDSVMNITSDNDYAAGIDIADDKIAELHIDNTASDITLTGTGSIGITAYGYQSLTVDIDSPDLFINVGDASAGNSIGIKAEALGAFASEPANTNIALDVLANINVQGFNAIGMSAYAAEGQNNNVAINSSGVITAQGTGAKGIQAQVYNDVLNDGNSGITIDTLDLQLTASGEGAQGINAFSENSGDIVINLGGNTQTSGGWGADATGVSATSQKAVTMSIDDTATLGAMNDSAMVITAPTVTVNNKGTLTGNLTLSGDDVTLNNSGNLHLRNWQDTDGDGTRDTKAVAVSSFGGNGVFNNTGTIVLDSVADSDITSTNTSKEYATGYSVNSTSNDGIMQAQLLGLSTFTNSGTIDMSANDKAGDTLVISSSTDAGVAGNSTYVSNGGTIAMDVVLNEGGANSQSDMLIVDNVEMGSAKTDLLFTNTGSDSDAALTTGDGIKVVDVRGNTSEDAFELAGQTHTMSAGQYIYRLEQNTADTDWYLVSDEANPEPAPDPEPTPEPEPTPEPTPNPDPTPDPTPDPDPAPSPDNGDDNGSMIRPEVAGYLANQTAAVDMMIQTYHDRYDGQQPGGEGAPALWGRITGGQSSHNSAGGQFDVDQESVRVQLGGDLVRLTSNGSDDIRFGVMGSWQRSDADSDKYYRVSDGAGKTRFNMDASVEGYSVGLYGTWLSDVKQPEHFYVDSWLQYGWYDNSVSSRQSGVGDDEYDSSVWSGSLEAGYGVVLSENAAQQSQVILQPQAQIIYSAYDADSHSDGAGMSVSGYDADGVTSRLGVRLWRQSPQQVVQPFMEINWWHGTADNSLEIDNTRYDDDTPADRYEMKMGLSGNITPGLKAWGSLAMATGDNSYDSYGGMIGVKYSF, encoded by the coding sequence ATGAAAACGAATTATCTCGCCATGTGCGTCGCGCTGGCGTTGGGCAGCACGGCGCACGCGAATGCGCTTTACGATTATACCAGCGGTAATAACGGCAACATTTATGAATATTACAATGGTGGCGGATCGGCTGAAATGAAAATTTCAGGGAGTGTGACTTATGATAGCCGCGTCGACACCGACGTCGACAATAACAATATAGGTATCTATTTCGGCCGGAACGTTCCCGATTCCGAAGAACCCGGAATACTTATTATGAATGTTGACTCGGCGAATATTGAATTAGATGAAACCCAAATAGGTATCTACACTGGGGGCGACGATGGCGGTGGCGCTATAGTGAATGTTAACGATAGCGTAATGAATATTACCAGTGATAACGATTATGCGGCAGGTATTGACATCGCTGATGATAAAATTGCGGAGTTACACATTGATAATACTGCTTCTGATATTACGCTGACGGGTACTGGTAGCATCGGTATTACTGCCTACGGCTATCAGTCTTTGACGGTAGATATTGACTCTCCGGATTTATTCATTAATGTTGGCGACGCGTCTGCGGGCAATAGTATTGGCATAAAAGCCGAGGCATTAGGGGCATTCGCTTCAGAGCCAGCTAACACAAATATAGCTTTGGATGTGCTGGCCAACATCAATGTGCAGGGCTTTAATGCAATCGGTATGTCCGCTTATGCAGCGGAAGGTCAAAATAATAATGTGGCAATTAACAGTTCAGGGGTAATTACTGCGCAGGGAACGGGGGCAAAAGGTATTCAGGCCCAAGTCTATAACGATGTTCTCAACGACGGTAATAGCGGTATTACCATTGACACCTTAGATCTGCAATTAACCGCTTCCGGGGAAGGGGCGCAGGGTATTAACGCATTCAGTGAAAATAGCGGCGATATTGTTATTAATCTTGGGGGCAATACCCAGACCAGCGGCGGTTGGGGAGCGGATGCCACGGGCGTCAGCGCCACCAGCCAGAAGGCCGTGACGATGAGCATCGACGACACCGCCACGCTCGGCGCGATGAATGACAGCGCGATGGTTATTACCGCGCCGACGGTGACGGTCAACAACAAGGGCACGCTCACTGGTAATCTGACCCTCAGCGGCGATGACGTCACCCTGAATAACAGCGGCAACCTGCATTTACGCAATTGGCAGGATACTGACGGCGACGGTACACGCGATACCAAAGCCGTGGCGGTGTCCAGTTTTGGCGGCAACGGGGTATTTAACAACACCGGCACAATCGTGCTCGACAGCGTGGCAGACAGCGACATCACCAGCACCAACACCTCAAAGGAATATGCCACGGGTTACAGCGTTAACAGCACCAGCAACGACGGCATTATGCAGGCGCAACTGCTGGGCCTCAGCACCTTTACCAACAGCGGCACCATTGATATGAGCGCTAATGATAAAGCGGGGGATACGCTCGTTATCAGCAGCAGCACTGACGCCGGGGTTGCCGGTAACAGTACGTATGTCTCCAATGGCGGCACCATCGCCATGGATGTGGTGCTCAACGAAGGTGGCGCGAATTCGCAGAGCGATATGCTGATTGTCGATAACGTCGAAATGGGCAGCGCGAAAACCGATCTGCTGTTTACCAATACCGGCAGCGACAGCGATGCGGCGTTGACCACCGGCGACGGTATTAAAGTGGTGGATGTGCGCGGCAACACGTCGGAAGATGCCTTTGAACTGGCGGGGCAAACTCACACCATGAGCGCCGGGCAGTATATTTATCGTCTGGAGCAGAATACCGCCGATACCGACTGGTATCTGGTAAGCGATGAGGCAAATCCTGAACCAGCGCCGGATCCTGAGCCGACGCCGGAGCCCGAACCCACGCCCGAGCCAACCCCCAATCCTGATCCCACCCCCGATCCGACACCAGATCCGGATCCCGCCCCTTCACCAGACAATGGTGATGACAATGGGTCGATGATCCGCCCGGAAGTGGCCGGTTATCTGGCGAACCAGACGGCGGCAGTCGATATGATGATCCAGACATACCACGATCGCTATGATGGACAACAGCCGGGTGGTGAAGGCGCGCCTGCGCTCTGGGGACGCATTACCGGCGGCCAGTCCAGCCACAACAGCGCTGGCGGCCAGTTCGATGTCGATCAGGAAAGCGTTCGCGTCCAGCTGGGCGGCGATCTCGTACGCCTGACCAGCAACGGCAGCGATGATATACGTTTTGGCGTGATGGGCAGCTGGCAGCGCAGCGATGCAGACAGTGATAAATACTATCGCGTCAGCGATGGCGCAGGAAAAACGCGCTTTAACATGGACGCGAGCGTGGAAGGTTACAGCGTTGGCCTCTATGGGACATGGCTGAGCGACGTGAAACAGCCGGAGCACTTCTATGTCGACAGCTGGCTGCAGTACGGCTGGTACGATAACAGCGTCAGCAGCAGGCAGTCCGGCGTTGGTGATGATGAGTACGACTCCAGCGTCTGGAGCGGTTCGCTGGAAGCGGGTTATGGCGTTGTGCTGTCGGAAAATGCCGCGCAGCAAAGCCAGGTGATCCTGCAACCACAGGCGCAGATCATTTACAGCGCCTACGATGCTGACAGCCACAGCGACGGCGCGGGTATGTCCGTCAGCGGCTACGATGCCGACGGCGTAACCAGTCGCCTTGGGGTGCGTCTGTGGCGGCAAAGCCCGCAGCAGGTGGTGCAGCCCTTTATGGAAATCAACTGGTGGCACGGCACGGCGGATAACAGCCTGGAAATTGATAACACCCGCTATGACGATGATACGCCAGCTGACCGCTATGAAATGAAGATGGGCCTGTCCGGCAATATTACGCCGGGACTGAAGGCGTGGGGCAGCCTGGCAATGGCTACCGGCGATAACAGCTATGACAGCTACGGCGGCATGATTGGCGTAAAATACAGCTTCTGA